Proteins co-encoded in one Haloarcula pelagica genomic window:
- a CDS encoding zinc ribbon domain-containing protein — translation MDSWRTADDPACPACGEPLAPTAMECPHCDEQFLSEEEAEALAEHLAEALDAEPRGAPRWAVLLTGLALGIAIAPLVTYAGVIATGARSLGVVATLLLAGWLLPGLYLARFRNPSEVLSRGLYLVVAGIGAVVVAVGYDTFSAGTSTVSGGTALLLALLAVPAVVAALLARRASNRAARQLRGEPGRLHERAGLDDEE, via the coding sequence ATGGATTCCTGGCGCACGGCCGACGACCCGGCCTGTCCGGCCTGTGGCGAGCCCCTGGCGCCGACAGCCATGGAGTGTCCACACTGCGACGAGCAGTTCCTCTCCGAGGAGGAGGCCGAGGCGCTCGCCGAGCACCTGGCCGAGGCACTCGACGCGGAGCCCCGTGGGGCACCCCGGTGGGCCGTCCTCCTGACCGGGCTGGCGCTGGGGATCGCCATCGCACCGCTGGTGACCTACGCCGGCGTCATCGCGACCGGCGCCCGATCGCTCGGGGTCGTCGCCACGCTCTTGCTCGCCGGCTGGCTGCTCCCCGGACTGTATCTCGCCCGGTTCCGGAACCCCAGCGAAGTGCTCTCCCGGGGCCTCTATCTGGTCGTCGCCGGGATCGGCGCTGTCGTCGTCGCCGTCGGCTACGACACGTTTTCGGCCGGTACCTCGACCGTCTCGGGGGGGACGGCGCTGCTCCTGGCACTCCTCGCCGTTCCCGCAGTGGTCGCTGCGTTGCTGGCCAGACGGGCCTCGAACCGCGCGGCTCGCCAGCTCCGCGGCGAGCCCGGCCGACTCCACGAGCGGGCCGGCCTCGACGACGAGGAGTGA